Proteins from one Methanobrevibacter thaueri genomic window:
- a CDS encoding DUF192 domain-containing protein codes for MGKKDFNHILLFANLRDSSIHTMFMRFEIDVYFIDENKRVFDKASLKPWRFYKAKKQAKYVLETKKGVLKIKIGDYLDFI; via the coding sequence ATGGGAAAAAAGGATTTCAATCACATTCTATTATTTGCAAATTTAAGGGATTCCAGCATCCACACGATGTTTATGAGATTTGAGATTGATGTCTATTTCATCGATGAAAACAAAAGAGTTTTTGACAAGGCTTCGCTGAAACCATGGAGATTTTATAAAGCTAAAAAACAAGCAAAATATGTTTTAGAGACAAAAAAAGGAGTATTAAAAATAAAAATAGG